One Cicer arietinum cultivar CDC Frontier isolate Library 1 chromosome 8, Cicar.CDCFrontier_v2.0, whole genome shotgun sequence DNA segment encodes these proteins:
- the LOC101493387 gene encoding LEAF RUST 10 DISEASE-RESISTANCEUS RECEPTOR-LIKE PROTEIN KINASE-like 2.3 isoform X1: MDKLIHIIFCFCLTILPQISHCETQQAHNYSICRELSYNCGKLSNISYPFWGHNRPSHCGGGDFFNLNCFIDQNKNETTTILLGSQNFTVLSIDLQTYTMKMKRTDLSFDACAPQFNDTYLSPTMFKFPTRTKNISIFYNCSYDVISYVNDYQSLCGSQNIAICFEDSEGKLLEIIPMLKGCGRHITVQADYAFEPATFLGVIGNDDLDQILDEGFQVKYVVNEECIRCLGSEGYCWNNTNFDNVQSCYYVYCPHGYASSATQCSVIKTGVQLRRQEKMKIIIGSAGAAFVGLLICITIFCFKYKSTKNNQDIEAFLKTHEAFTLRRYKFSHIKKMTNNFKVKLGEGGYGAVYKGKLLNDCPVAVKLLKASKGNGEDFMNEVSSITKTSHVNVVALLGFCFEGRKKALIYELMSNGSLDKFIHNKGLETIGASLSLEILYQIAKGIARGLEYLHRGCSTRILHFDIKPHNILLDENFCPKISDFGLSRLCTKKESIISMSNARGTIGYVAPELWNRNFGGVSHKSDVYSYGMMLLEMVGGRKNLNVDASHTSEIYFPHWIYKKLDQGNDLRSNEVIAIEEEDEIARRMTIVGLWCIQTFPNDRPSMSKVIEMLEGNMNSLEIPPKPMLSSPTRTVPESSVS, from the exons ATGGATAAACTTATCCACATAATATTTTGCTTCTGTTTAACTATTTTGCCACAAATATCACACTGTGAAACACAACAAGCTCACAACTATTCCATTTGTAGAGAACTATCATACAACTGTGGAAAACTCTCCAACATCTCTTATCCATTTTGGGGACATAACCGTCCTTCTCATTGCGGCGGCGGCGACTTCTTTAATCTCAACTGCTTCATTgatcaaaacaaaaatgaaactaCTACAATTCTATTAGGCTCACAAAATTTCACAGTACTTAGTATTGATCTTCAAACTTATACCATGAAAATGAAGCGAACCGATCTTTCATTCGATGCTTGTGCGCCGCAATTCAACGACACTTATTTGAGTCCAACTATGTTCAAGTTTCCTACAAGAACAAAGAACATAAGCATATTCTATAATTGTTCATATGATGTAATATCTTATGTTAATGACTACCAATCTTTGTGTGGATCTCAGAATATTGCTATATGTTTTGAGGATTCAGAAGGTAAGTTATTGGAAATAATTCCAATGTTAAAGGGGTGTGGAAGACATATCACAGTACAAGCAGATTATGCTTTTGAACCTGCTACTTTTCTTGGGGTAATTGGAAATGATGAtcttgatcaaattttagaTGAGGGGTTTCAGGTGAAGTATGTTGTGAATGAGGAGTGTATAAGATGCTTGGGAAGTGAAGGGTATTGTTGGAATAATACTAATTTTGATAATGTTCAATCTTGCTATTATGTTTATTGTCCTCATGGTTATGCTTCCTCTGCCACACAATGTTCTGTTATTAAAA CAGGTGTCCAGTTGAGAAGGcaagagaaaatgaaaatcatTATAG GAAGTGCAGGTGCAGCATTTGTAGGATTATTAATATGTATCACTATCTTTTGTTTCAAATACAAGTCAACAAAAAATAACCAAGACATTGAAGCATTCTTAAAAACTCATGAAGCCTTTACTCTAAGAAGATACAAATTCTCACATATCAAGAAAATGACCAACAACTTCAAAGTCAAACTAGGAGAAGGTGGTTATGGTGCTGTATACAAAGGAAAGCTACTCAATGATTGCCCTGTCGCTGTGAAGCTATTGAAGGCATCCAAAGGAAATGGTGAAGATTTTATGAATGAGGTTTCTAGCATCACTAAAACCTCTCATGTTAATGTTGTTGCTCTTCTTGGATTTTGTTTTGAAGGACGGAAAAAAGCTCTCATCTATGAATTAATGTCCAATGGTTCGCTCGACAAATTTATTCACAATAAGGGACTTGAAACTATTGGAGCGTCGTTGAGTTTGGAGATTCTTTATCAAATTGCTAAAGGAATAGCTCGAGGGCTAGAGTACTTGCATAGAGGATGTAGTACTCGAATTCTACATTTTGACATCAAACCACATAATATTCTCTTGGATGAGAATTTTTGTCCAAAGATATCAGATTTTGGACTATCAAGACTTTGCACAAAGAAAGAGAGCATTATTTCCATGTCAAACGCTAGAGGCACAATAGGATATGTAGCACCTGAACTATGGAATAGAAATTTTGGAGGAGTTTCACATAAGTCTGATGTTTATAGTTACGGAATGATGTTGTTGGAAATGGTGGGAGGGAGGAAAAACCTTAATGTTGATGCAAGTCACACAAGTGAGATATACTTTCCTCATTGGATATACAAGAAGCTTGATCAAGGAAATGATTTGAGATCAAATGAAGTGATTGCcatagaagaagaagatgagaTTGCAAGAAGAATGACTATTGTGGGTTTGTGGTGCATTCAAACATTTCCAAATGATAGACCTTCAATGAGTAAAGTGATTGAAATGTTAGAGGGCAACATGAACTCCTTGGAAATACCACCAAAGCCTATGCTTTCTTCTCCTACTAGAACAGTACCAGAATCTTCAGTTTCATGA
- the LOC101493387 gene encoding LEAF RUST 10 DISEASE-RESISTANCEUS RECEPTOR-LIKE PROTEIN KINASE-like 2.3 isoform X2 → MDKLIHIIFCFCLTILPQISHCETQQAHNYSICRELSYNCGKLSNISYPFWGHNRPSHCGGGDFFNLNCFIDQNKNETTTILLGSQNFTVLSIDLQTYTMKMKRTDLSFDACAPQFNDTYLSPTMFKFPTRTKNISIFYNCSYDVISYVNDYQSLCGSQNIAICFEDSEGKLLEIIPMLKGCGRHITVQADYAFEPATFLGVIGNDDLDQILDEGFQVKYVVNEECIRCLGSEGYCWNNTNFDNVQSCYYVYCPHGYASSATQCSVIKSVQLRRQEKMKIIIGSAGAAFVGLLICITIFCFKYKSTKNNQDIEAFLKTHEAFTLRRYKFSHIKKMTNNFKVKLGEGGYGAVYKGKLLNDCPVAVKLLKASKGNGEDFMNEVSSITKTSHVNVVALLGFCFEGRKKALIYELMSNGSLDKFIHNKGLETIGASLSLEILYQIAKGIARGLEYLHRGCSTRILHFDIKPHNILLDENFCPKISDFGLSRLCTKKESIISMSNARGTIGYVAPELWNRNFGGVSHKSDVYSYGMMLLEMVGGRKNLNVDASHTSEIYFPHWIYKKLDQGNDLRSNEVIAIEEEDEIARRMTIVGLWCIQTFPNDRPSMSKVIEMLEGNMNSLEIPPKPMLSSPTRTVPESSVS, encoded by the exons ATGGATAAACTTATCCACATAATATTTTGCTTCTGTTTAACTATTTTGCCACAAATATCACACTGTGAAACACAACAAGCTCACAACTATTCCATTTGTAGAGAACTATCATACAACTGTGGAAAACTCTCCAACATCTCTTATCCATTTTGGGGACATAACCGTCCTTCTCATTGCGGCGGCGGCGACTTCTTTAATCTCAACTGCTTCATTgatcaaaacaaaaatgaaactaCTACAATTCTATTAGGCTCACAAAATTTCACAGTACTTAGTATTGATCTTCAAACTTATACCATGAAAATGAAGCGAACCGATCTTTCATTCGATGCTTGTGCGCCGCAATTCAACGACACTTATTTGAGTCCAACTATGTTCAAGTTTCCTACAAGAACAAAGAACATAAGCATATTCTATAATTGTTCATATGATGTAATATCTTATGTTAATGACTACCAATCTTTGTGTGGATCTCAGAATATTGCTATATGTTTTGAGGATTCAGAAGGTAAGTTATTGGAAATAATTCCAATGTTAAAGGGGTGTGGAAGACATATCACAGTACAAGCAGATTATGCTTTTGAACCTGCTACTTTTCTTGGGGTAATTGGAAATGATGAtcttgatcaaattttagaTGAGGGGTTTCAGGTGAAGTATGTTGTGAATGAGGAGTGTATAAGATGCTTGGGAAGTGAAGGGTATTGTTGGAATAATACTAATTTTGATAATGTTCAATCTTGCTATTATGTTTATTGTCCTCATGGTTATGCTTCCTCTGCCACACAATGTTCTGTTATTAAAA GTGTCCAGTTGAGAAGGcaagagaaaatgaaaatcatTATAG GAAGTGCAGGTGCAGCATTTGTAGGATTATTAATATGTATCACTATCTTTTGTTTCAAATACAAGTCAACAAAAAATAACCAAGACATTGAAGCATTCTTAAAAACTCATGAAGCCTTTACTCTAAGAAGATACAAATTCTCACATATCAAGAAAATGACCAACAACTTCAAAGTCAAACTAGGAGAAGGTGGTTATGGTGCTGTATACAAAGGAAAGCTACTCAATGATTGCCCTGTCGCTGTGAAGCTATTGAAGGCATCCAAAGGAAATGGTGAAGATTTTATGAATGAGGTTTCTAGCATCACTAAAACCTCTCATGTTAATGTTGTTGCTCTTCTTGGATTTTGTTTTGAAGGACGGAAAAAAGCTCTCATCTATGAATTAATGTCCAATGGTTCGCTCGACAAATTTATTCACAATAAGGGACTTGAAACTATTGGAGCGTCGTTGAGTTTGGAGATTCTTTATCAAATTGCTAAAGGAATAGCTCGAGGGCTAGAGTACTTGCATAGAGGATGTAGTACTCGAATTCTACATTTTGACATCAAACCACATAATATTCTCTTGGATGAGAATTTTTGTCCAAAGATATCAGATTTTGGACTATCAAGACTTTGCACAAAGAAAGAGAGCATTATTTCCATGTCAAACGCTAGAGGCACAATAGGATATGTAGCACCTGAACTATGGAATAGAAATTTTGGAGGAGTTTCACATAAGTCTGATGTTTATAGTTACGGAATGATGTTGTTGGAAATGGTGGGAGGGAGGAAAAACCTTAATGTTGATGCAAGTCACACAAGTGAGATATACTTTCCTCATTGGATATACAAGAAGCTTGATCAAGGAAATGATTTGAGATCAAATGAAGTGATTGCcatagaagaagaagatgagaTTGCAAGAAGAATGACTATTGTGGGTTTGTGGTGCATTCAAACATTTCCAAATGATAGACCTTCAATGAGTAAAGTGATTGAAATGTTAGAGGGCAACATGAACTCCTTGGAAATACCACCAAAGCCTATGCTTTCTTCTCCTACTAGAACAGTACCAGAATCTTCAGTTTCATGA